In Micromonospora purpureochromogenes, a single window of DNA contains:
- a CDS encoding RluA family pseudouridine synthase has product MTSAFAAGGGDQRSLPVPDGLDGMRLDQAVSRLFGLSRTAAAALVDAGDALVDGTARPNSHKVKAGSWLEVTLPAPVAPPTVVPQAVPGLDVVHADDDIVVVDKPVGVAAHPSPGWTGPTVIGGLAAIGHRISTSGAAERQGVVHRLDVGTTGIMVVAKSEQAYTALKRAFKYREVEKRYHAVVQGHPDPLRGTIDAPIDRHPHHDYRWAVVSGGKPSITHYDTIEAFPAASLLDVRLETGRTHQIRVHFSTLRHPCVGDITYGADPTLSARLGLGRQWLHARSLSFLHPRTGDEVTFVSEYPDDLARALAILRD; this is encoded by the coding sequence GTGACCTCGGCCTTCGCCGCCGGTGGCGGTGACCAGCGTTCCCTGCCCGTCCCGGACGGGCTCGACGGCATGCGCCTGGACCAGGCGGTGTCCCGGCTCTTCGGGCTCTCCCGTACCGCCGCGGCGGCCCTGGTCGACGCCGGAGACGCGCTGGTCGACGGGACCGCGCGGCCCAACTCGCACAAGGTGAAGGCCGGTTCCTGGCTGGAGGTGACCCTGCCCGCCCCGGTCGCGCCGCCGACCGTGGTGCCGCAGGCGGTGCCGGGTCTGGACGTGGTCCACGCCGACGACGACATCGTGGTGGTGGACAAGCCGGTCGGCGTGGCCGCCCACCCCAGCCCCGGCTGGACCGGGCCGACCGTGATCGGCGGCCTCGCCGCCATCGGGCACCGGATCTCGACCAGCGGCGCCGCCGAGCGGCAGGGCGTGGTGCACCGGCTCGACGTCGGCACCACCGGCATCATGGTGGTGGCCAAGAGCGAGCAGGCGTACACCGCGTTGAAGCGGGCGTTCAAGTACCGCGAGGTGGAGAAGCGCTACCACGCCGTGGTGCAGGGGCACCCCGATCCGCTGCGCGGCACCATCGACGCCCCGATCGACCGGCACCCGCACCACGACTACCGCTGGGCGGTGGTCTCCGGCGGCAAGCCGAGCATCACCCACTACGACACCATCGAGGCGTTCCCGGCGGCGAGCCTGCTCGACGTGCGCCTGGAGACCGGCCGCACGCACCAGATCCGGGTGCACTTCTCGACGCTGCGGCACCCCTGCGTGGGCGACATCACCTACGGCGCCGACCCCACCCTCTCGGCCCGGCTCGGGTTGGGCCGGCAGTGGCTGCACGCCCGGTCGCTGAGCTTCCTGCACCCGCGTACCGGCGACGAGGTGACCTTCGTCAGCGAGTACCCGGACGACCTGGCCCGGGCGCTGGCGATCCTGCGCGACTGA
- a CDS encoding MinD/ParA family ATP-binding protein, producing MDGTETGWGRSAEPAPRWRALLDRARLGGRGGEPAEADHRPEEPPPARESLPRRGPGTGWSGRASAAVPPVEPRYGADPGYRAEATYRVDPAYRVEPSYQPEPSYQPEPSYQPEPSYQPEPAYRSEPGYPPEPSYRAEPGPPPEPTAESRYALLDNGYRHDPPPVESRYAPLLDDGYRPGYAPAEPAYPPQPSYRPEPTYPPEPAVPAEPAYPPAVTADRGYAPARIEPARIEWRPQAPQDEQERAAGVLRRDLGTPRVLAFANPKGGVHKTTATVLAAATVGSVRGRGVLAWDDNELRGTLGLRAGSARHARTIRHLISDLAHIEIREGAELLESLDDYLRHASDGSYDVLAGEESPRFAQRLDQFTVKRVLELLRRTHDVVCVDTGNNVESANWRTVMHAADQLVVTTVPREDAAFSADWMLDLLHEEGMGELADNAVTLISCPTPGRSQLQDDLERHFATRTRAVAVVPYDPALETGSSIEYHQLQPETRQAWLRAAAVMLEPFAR from the coding sequence TTGGACGGCACCGAGACCGGCTGGGGTCGGTCGGCCGAACCGGCACCGCGATGGCGGGCCTTGCTCGACCGTGCCCGGCTCGGCGGTCGCGGCGGCGAGCCGGCGGAGGCCGACCACCGCCCCGAGGAGCCGCCACCGGCGCGCGAGTCGCTGCCGCGGCGCGGCCCGGGCACCGGCTGGTCCGGCCGGGCCTCTGCCGCCGTGCCGCCCGTCGAGCCCCGGTACGGCGCCGACCCGGGCTACCGGGCCGAGGCGACCTACCGGGTCGACCCGGCGTACCGGGTGGAGCCGTCGTACCAGCCCGAGCCGTCGTACCAGCCCGAGCCCTCGTACCAGCCCGAGCCGTCGTACCAGCCGGAGCCGGCCTACCGGAGTGAGCCGGGGTACCCGCCGGAGCCCTCGTACCGGGCCGAGCCCGGTCCCCCGCCCGAGCCGACGGCGGAGTCCCGCTACGCGTTGCTGGACAACGGCTACCGGCACGACCCGCCGCCGGTCGAGTCGCGGTACGCCCCGCTGCTCGACGACGGCTACCGACCCGGCTACGCCCCGGCCGAGCCGGCGTACCCGCCGCAGCCGTCGTACCGGCCCGAGCCGACCTATCCGCCGGAGCCGGCCGTGCCCGCCGAGCCGGCGTACCCGCCGGCGGTGACCGCCGACCGGGGCTATGCGCCGGCGCGGATCGAACCGGCCCGGATCGAGTGGCGCCCGCAGGCCCCGCAGGACGAGCAGGAGCGGGCCGCCGGCGTGCTGCGCCGCGACCTCGGCACGCCCCGGGTGCTCGCCTTCGCCAACCCCAAGGGCGGGGTGCACAAGACCACCGCCACCGTGCTCGCCGCGGCCACCGTCGGCAGCGTCCGCGGGCGGGGCGTGCTGGCCTGGGACGACAACGAGCTGCGCGGCACGCTCGGGCTGCGCGCCGGCAGCGCCCGGCACGCCCGGACGATCCGGCACCTGATCAGCGACCTGGCGCACATCGAGATCCGCGAGGGCGCCGAGCTGCTGGAGTCCCTCGACGACTACCTGCGGCACGCCTCCGACGGCTCGTACGACGTGCTGGCCGGCGAGGAGAGCCCCCGGTTCGCCCAGCGGCTGGACCAGTTCACCGTCAAGCGGGTGCTGGAGCTGCTGCGCCGCACCCACGACGTGGTCTGCGTGGACACCGGCAACAACGTGGAGAGCGCCAACTGGCGCACCGTCATGCACGCCGCCGACCAGTTGGTGGTGACCACCGTGCCGCGCGAGGACGCCGCGTTCAGCGCGGACTGGATGCTGGACCTGCTGCACGAGGAGGGGATGGGGGAGCTGGCCGACAACGCGGTCACCCTGATCTCGTGCCCGACGCCCGGCCGCTCCCAGCTGCAGGACGACCTGGAACGGCACTTCGCCACCCGTACCCGGGCCGTCGCCGTGGTGCCGTACGACCCGGCGCTGGAGACCGGCTCCTCGATCGAGTACCACCAGCTCCAGCCGGAGACCCGGCAGGCCTGGCTGCGCGCCGCCGCGGTGATGCTGGAGCCGTTCGCCCGCTAA
- a CDS encoding DUF2567 domain-containing protein, with protein sequence MSPDTPDPYRSVDRPDEPDRAAAPAGPAPPARSVNDGWTPLSGAPEAGSPPAESGPVEPATPGGGRWPQPGGPGPAASWPPAYAGFPEQPADRPRRPVAVTLATVLGLTVLGVPLGLLWALVAPDTPVLKTAEGAIYAQPQPEQPIAADGWFSLLGLGFGLLAAVGLWVVLRRRRGPAVLAGAALGALGAALVAWQVGRRVGLSGYQRLLANAPDGTAFTKPADLRAGGIEWLFGFLPVPFGDLLLPAFAAAVTYTLLAGWSRWPSLRPEPEPGGLSWAPGAMPAPTAAPEPPAPGAAEPPRG encoded by the coding sequence GTGAGCCCGGACACCCCCGATCCGTACCGGTCCGTCGACCGTCCCGACGAGCCGGACCGTGCCGCCGCGCCCGCCGGCCCCGCCCCGCCGGCCCGCTCGGTCAATGACGGCTGGACGCCGCTCTCGGGTGCGCCCGAGGCCGGATCGCCGCCGGCCGAGTCGGGCCCGGTCGAGCCGGCCACGCCGGGCGGTGGCCGCTGGCCGCAGCCGGGCGGACCGGGACCGGCCGCGTCCTGGCCCCCGGCGTACGCCGGCTTCCCGGAGCAGCCGGCCGACCGGCCCCGCCGGCCCGTCGCGGTGACCCTCGCCACCGTGCTCGGGCTGACCGTCCTGGGCGTGCCGCTCGGGCTGCTCTGGGCCCTCGTGGCCCCGGACACCCCGGTCCTCAAGACCGCGGAGGGCGCCATCTACGCCCAGCCGCAGCCGGAGCAGCCGATCGCCGCCGACGGCTGGTTCAGCCTGCTCGGGCTCGGCTTCGGGCTGCTCGCCGCGGTCGGGCTCTGGGTCGTGCTGCGCCGCCGCCGGGGCCCCGCAGTGCTGGCCGGGGCGGCGCTCGGCGCGCTCGGCGCCGCGCTGGTCGCCTGGCAGGTCGGCCGCCGGGTCGGGCTCTCCGGTTACCAGCGGCTGCTGGCGAACGCCCCGGACGGCACCGCCTTCACCAAGCCGGCCGACCTGCGCGCCGGGGGGATCGAGTGGCTGTTCGGGTTCCTGCCGGTGCCCTTCGGGGACCTGCTGCTGCCGGCGTTCGCCGCGGCCGTGACGTACACCCTGCTGGCCGGCTGGTCGCGCTGGCCGTCGCTGCGTCCGGAGCCGGAGCCCGGCGGCCTCAGTTGGGCGCCGGGGGCGATGCCAGCTCCGACAGCGGCACCGGAACCGCCCGCACCTGGCGCAGCAGAGCCGCCTCGCGGTTGA
- a CDS encoding MarR family winged helix-turn-helix transcriptional regulator — protein MTDDLVLRRQVCFALYAASRALTDVYRPILDEVGLTYPQYLVLLVLWEREDAPTVSELGAALRLDSGTLSPLLKRLEAAGLVVRSRSARDERRVEVGLTADGRALRQRMDEVPLRVARATGLTEAELIALRDTLTRVTETIHRQKEQ, from the coding sequence GTGACCGATGATCTGGTGCTACGTCGACAGGTGTGCTTCGCGCTCTACGCCGCGTCGCGCGCCCTCACCGACGTCTACCGGCCCATCCTCGACGAGGTCGGCCTGACCTACCCGCAGTACCTGGTGCTGCTGGTGCTCTGGGAGCGCGAGGACGCCCCCACGGTCTCCGAGCTCGGCGCCGCGCTGCGGCTGGACTCCGGCACGCTCTCCCCGCTGCTCAAGCGGTTGGAGGCGGCGGGCCTGGTGGTCCGGTCCCGGTCGGCGCGCGACGAGCGACGGGTGGAGGTGGGGCTCACCGCCGACGGTCGAGCCCTGCGGCAGCGGATGGACGAGGTGCCGTTGCGGGTCGCCCGCGCCACCGGCCTCACCGAGGCCGAGCTGATCGCCCTGCGCGACACCCTCACCCGGGTCACCGAGACGATCCACCGACAGAAGGAGCAGTGA
- the priA gene encoding bifunctional 1-(5-phosphoribosyl)-5-((5-phosphoribosylamino)methylideneamino)imidazole-4-carboxamide isomerase/phosphoribosylanthranilate isomerase PriA, which yields MSLTLLPAVDVADGQAVRLVQGAAGSETAYGDPLEAALAWQADGAEWIHLVDLDAAFGRGSNAHLLAEVVRQLDVKVELSGGIRDDESLQAALGTGAARVNIGTAALEDPQWCDRVCGEYGDRVAIGLDVRGRTLSARGWTRDGGDLWEVLERLDKAGAARYVLTDITKDGTMRGPNLDLLREVCARTDAPVIASGGVSTLDDLRALATLEPIGVEGVIAGKALYAGAFTVAQALETLATA from the coding sequence TTGAGCCTCACCCTTCTGCCCGCCGTGGACGTCGCCGACGGCCAGGCCGTCCGGCTCGTGCAGGGCGCCGCCGGTAGCGAGACCGCGTACGGCGACCCGCTGGAGGCCGCGCTGGCCTGGCAGGCCGACGGCGCCGAGTGGATCCACCTGGTCGACCTGGACGCGGCGTTCGGTCGGGGCTCCAACGCGCACCTGCTCGCCGAGGTGGTGCGGCAGCTCGACGTGAAGGTGGAGCTCTCCGGCGGCATCCGGGACGACGAGTCGTTGCAGGCGGCGCTGGGCACCGGGGCGGCCCGGGTGAACATCGGCACCGCCGCGCTGGAGGACCCGCAGTGGTGCGACCGGGTCTGCGGCGAGTACGGCGACCGCGTCGCGATCGGGCTGGACGTGCGCGGTCGTACCCTCTCCGCCCGGGGCTGGACCCGCGACGGCGGTGACCTGTGGGAGGTGCTGGAGCGGCTGGACAAGGCGGGCGCCGCCCGGTACGTGCTGACCGACATCACCAAGGACGGCACCATGCGCGGGCCGAACCTGGACCTGCTGCGCGAGGTCTGCGCGCGCACCGACGCCCCGGTGATCGCCTCCGGCGGCGTGTCCACCCTGGACGACCTGCGGGCGCTGGCCACGCTGGAGCCGATCGGGGTGGAGGGCGTGATCGCCGGCAAGGCGCTCTACGCCGGCGCGTTCACCGTGGCCCAGGCGCTGGAAACGCTGGCCACCGCGTGA
- the hisD gene encoding histidinol dehydrogenase produces MLNRIDLRGVVRDPRRLLPRAQLDVSVAVERIRPLVEAVRDHGYPAIREASERFDGVSPAVLRVPAEAVAEAEGTLDAQVRAALLESIARARKVHADQRRTDHTTQVVAGGTVTERWVPVDRVGLYVPGGLAMYPSTVVMNVVPAQAAGVRSLVVVSPPQQDNGGLPDARVLAACALLGVDEVYAVGGAQAVAMLAYGAAVDAEGSAHCDPVDMITGPGNIWVTAAKRLLRGVVGIDAEAGPTEIAILADDTADPAHVAADLISQAEHDPLAASVLVTPSVELAHAVERELARQVPATKHAERVSTALSGQQSGVVLVDDLDAGLRVVDAYAAEHLEIQTVDARAWAMRVRNAGAIFVGAWSPVSLGDYCAGSNHVLPTGGCARHSSGLSVQSFLRGIHLVEYTEDALREVAPHVVTLANVEDLPAHGQAVAARFPGGPV; encoded by the coding sequence GTGTTGAATCGGATCGACCTGCGCGGCGTTGTCCGTGACCCGCGCCGCCTGCTGCCCCGTGCCCAGCTCGACGTCTCCGTGGCCGTCGAGCGGATCCGCCCGCTCGTCGAGGCGGTCCGGGACCATGGGTACCCGGCGATCCGGGAGGCCAGCGAGCGGTTCGACGGGGTCTCCCCGGCGGTGCTGCGGGTGCCGGCCGAGGCGGTCGCCGAGGCCGAGGGGACGCTCGATGCGCAGGTGCGCGCCGCGCTGCTGGAGTCGATCGCGCGCGCCCGCAAGGTGCACGCCGACCAGCGGCGCACCGACCACACCACCCAGGTCGTCGCGGGCGGCACCGTGACCGAGCGCTGGGTGCCGGTCGACCGGGTCGGCCTCTACGTCCCCGGTGGCCTGGCGATGTACCCGTCGACCGTGGTGATGAACGTGGTCCCCGCCCAGGCGGCCGGGGTGCGCTCGCTGGTGGTGGTCAGCCCGCCGCAGCAGGACAACGGCGGCCTGCCCGACGCGCGGGTGCTGGCGGCCTGCGCGCTGCTCGGCGTCGACGAGGTGTACGCCGTCGGCGGCGCCCAGGCGGTGGCGATGCTGGCGTACGGCGCGGCGGTCGACGCCGAGGGCAGCGCGCACTGCGACCCGGTCGACATGATCACCGGTCCCGGCAACATCTGGGTCACCGCCGCCAAGCGGCTGCTGCGGGGCGTGGTCGGCATCGACGCCGAGGCCGGCCCGACCGAGATCGCCATCCTGGCCGACGACACCGCCGACCCGGCGCACGTCGCCGCCGACCTGATCAGCCAGGCCGAGCACGACCCCCTCGCCGCCAGCGTGCTGGTCACCCCGTCGGTCGAGCTGGCCCACGCGGTCGAGCGGGAGCTGGCCCGGCAGGTGCCGGCCACCAAGCACGCCGAGCGGGTCAGCACCGCGCTCAGTGGCCAGCAGAGCGGCGTGGTCCTCGTCGACGACCTCGACGCCGGGCTGCGGGTGGTCGACGCGTACGCGGCCGAGCACCTGGAGATCCAGACCGTCGACGCCCGGGCGTGGGCGATGCGGGTCCGCAACGCCGGTGCGATCTTCGTCGGCGCCTGGTCGCCGGTGTCGCTCGGCGACTACTGCGCCGGCTCCAACCACGTGCTGCCCACCGGCGGCTGCGCCCGGCACTCCTCGGGGCTGTCGGTGCAGTCCTTCCTGCGCGGCATCCACCTGGTGGAGTACACCGAGGACGCGCTGCGCGAGGTGGCCCCGCACGTGGTGACCCTGGCCAACGTGGAGGACCTGCCGGCGCACGGCCAGGCCGTCGCGGCCCGCTTCCCCGGGGGGCCGGTGTGA
- a CDS encoding organic hydroperoxide resistance protein — translation MQVLYTASALASGDGRDGHVRTSDGTIEVDLAVPKEMGGAGGAANPEQLFAAGYAACFHSALRLVARRAKADVSGSVVEAEVGIGPNGSGGFGLTVALLVDLPAVERAAAEQLVAQAHQVCPYSNATRGNIEVALTVREAAAA, via the coding sequence ATGCAGGTGCTCTACACCGCGTCCGCCCTCGCCAGCGGCGATGGCCGCGACGGCCACGTCCGCACCTCCGACGGCACGATCGAGGTGGACCTGGCGGTCCCGAAGGAGATGGGCGGCGCCGGTGGCGCGGCCAACCCCGAGCAGCTCTTCGCCGCCGGCTACGCGGCCTGCTTCCACTCGGCGCTGCGCCTGGTCGCCCGCCGGGCCAAGGCCGACGTCTCCGGCTCCGTGGTCGAGGCCGAGGTCGGCATCGGCCCGAACGGCAGCGGCGGCTTCGGCCTGACCGTCGCCCTCCTGGTCGACCTGCCCGCCGTCGAGCGGGCCGCCGCCGAGCAGCTGGTCGCGCAGGCCCACCAGGTCTGCCCGTACTCGAACGCGACCCGCGGCAACATCGAGGTCGCCCTCACCGTCCGCGAGGCCGCCGCGGCCTGA
- a CDS encoding RidA family protein — protein MTVTRLGSGGPWEAVYGYARVVRAGDLAWTAGCTSTVDGRVTHVGDAAAQTAQALRIGLDALAEVGAEPGDVVRTRMYVTDRRYADEVGRAHNAVFGAVRPAATMVVVAGLLDPDQLVEVELEAWLGDR, from the coding sequence GTGACCGTCACCCGGTTGGGCTCGGGCGGCCCGTGGGAGGCCGTCTACGGCTACGCCCGGGTGGTCCGGGCGGGTGACCTGGCCTGGACGGCGGGATGCACGTCGACCGTGGACGGTCGGGTGACGCACGTCGGCGACGCCGCGGCGCAGACCGCGCAGGCGCTGCGGATCGGGCTGGACGCGCTCGCCGAGGTGGGCGCCGAGCCGGGCGACGTGGTCCGGACCCGGATGTACGTGACCGACCGGCGCTACGCCGACGAGGTGGGTCGGGCGCACAACGCGGTGTTCGGGGCCGTCCGTCCGGCGGCGACGATGGTGGTGGTGGCCGGCCTGCTCGACCCCGACCAGCTGGTCGAGGTGGAGCTGGAGGCCTGGCTCGGCGACCGCTGA
- a CDS encoding LON peptidase substrate-binding domain-containing protein, which produces MTARLPVFPLATVLFPGLVLPLHIFEERYRALVRHLVGLPEGAPREFGVVAIQAGWEVAPAPGRSTPGGGDVTLHEVGCTAELRQVTELDDGGFDIVTVGRRRFRIADVDRSAAPYLTAEVEWLPEPAGSDEIAELLAARVIAVFRQYLGLIRPDPEEISEQLPEDPTVLSHLVAATAALTVADRQRLLAIDDTATRLRAELRLLNREAALLRQVRAVPVPLSELASPPAPN; this is translated from the coding sequence GTGACTGCGCGGCTGCCGGTGTTCCCGCTCGCAACGGTGCTCTTTCCCGGACTCGTGCTGCCGCTGCACATATTCGAGGAGCGCTACCGCGCCCTGGTGCGCCACCTGGTCGGGCTGCCCGAGGGGGCGCCCCGCGAGTTCGGCGTGGTGGCGATCCAGGCCGGCTGGGAGGTCGCCCCGGCGCCCGGCCGGTCGACCCCCGGCGGCGGTGACGTGACGCTGCACGAGGTGGGGTGCACCGCCGAGCTGCGGCAGGTCACCGAGCTCGACGACGGTGGCTTCGACATCGTCACGGTGGGCCGGCGACGGTTCCGGATCGCCGACGTGGACCGCTCCGCCGCGCCGTACCTGACCGCCGAGGTGGAGTGGCTGCCCGAGCCGGCCGGCAGCGACGAGATCGCCGAGCTGCTCGCGGCCCGGGTGATCGCGGTCTTCCGGCAGTACCTGGGGCTGATCCGGCCCGACCCGGAGGAGATCTCCGAGCAGCTGCCGGAGGACCCGACCGTGCTGTCCCACCTGGTCGCCGCGACGGCCGCGCTCACCGTGGCGGACCGCCAGCGACTGCTCGCCATCGACGACACCGCCACCCGGCTCCGCGCCGAGCTGCGGCTGCTCAACCGCGAGGCGGCTCTGCTGCGCCAGGTGCGGGCGGTTCCGGTGCCGCTGTCGGAGCTGGCATCGCCCCCGGCGCCCAACTGA
- the hisH gene encoding imidazole glycerol phosphate synthase subunit HisH, whose translation MTTRIVVLDYGSGNLRSAERALERAGAEVTVTDDLAVAAEADGLVVPGVGAFAACMAGIEALGAGPVIAERVAAGRPVLGICVGMQVLFEHGDEHGVVTKGLGLLPGGVTKLPADRLPHMGWNTVDAPAGSVLFAGLPADSRFYFVHSYGVNDVAGLAAAEATVTTAHHGTEFVAAVERGALSAAQFHPEKSADTGAALLRNWLATVG comes from the coding sequence ATGACCACGCGGATCGTGGTGCTGGACTACGGCTCGGGCAACCTGCGCTCGGCCGAGCGCGCCCTGGAGCGCGCCGGCGCCGAGGTGACCGTCACCGACGACCTGGCCGTGGCCGCGGAGGCGGACGGCCTGGTGGTGCCGGGCGTGGGCGCCTTCGCCGCCTGCATGGCCGGGATCGAGGCGCTCGGCGCCGGCCCGGTGATCGCCGAGCGGGTCGCCGCCGGCCGGCCGGTGCTGGGCATCTGTGTCGGCATGCAGGTGCTCTTCGAGCACGGCGACGAGCACGGCGTGGTCACCAAGGGGCTCGGGCTGCTGCCCGGCGGGGTGACGAAACTGCCCGCCGACCGGTTGCCGCACATGGGCTGGAACACCGTCGACGCGCCGGCCGGCTCGGTGCTCTTCGCCGGGCTGCCCGCCGACAGCCGGTTCTACTTCGTCCACTCGTACGGGGTGAACGACGTCGCCGGACTGGCCGCCGCCGAGGCCACGGTGACCACCGCCCACCACGGCACCGAATTCGTCGCCGCGGTGGAGCGGGGCGCGCTGTCGGCCGCCCAGTTCCACCCGGAGAAGTCGGCCGACACCGGTGCCGCCCTCCTGCGCAACTGGCTGGCCACGGTTGGCTGA
- the hisB gene encoding imidazoleglycerol-phosphate dehydratase HisB yields MSRTARVERITKETKVLVEIDLDGTGQAEISTGVGFYDHMLHQIARHGGFDLTVRTVGDLEIDAHHTMEDTALALGAAFDEALGDKAGIRRYGSATVPMDEVLVRAAVDLSGRPYVLHDEPPLAPYIGPVYPTSMTRHIWESFGQSARITLHVDVLRAARPGGHPDAHHVVEAQFKAVSRALREATAIDPRSQGAIPSTKGAL; encoded by the coding sequence ATGAGTCGCACCGCCCGGGTGGAGCGGATCACCAAGGAGACCAAGGTGCTGGTCGAGATCGACCTCGACGGCACCGGCCAGGCCGAGATCAGCACGGGCGTCGGCTTCTACGACCACATGCTGCACCAGATCGCCCGGCACGGCGGCTTCGACCTCACCGTGCGTACCGTCGGCGACCTGGAGATCGACGCCCACCACACGATGGAGGACACCGCGCTGGCCCTGGGCGCCGCCTTCGACGAGGCGCTGGGGGACAAGGCCGGCATCCGGCGGTACGGCTCGGCCACCGTGCCGATGGACGAGGTCCTCGTCCGGGCCGCCGTCGACCTCTCCGGCCGCCCGTACGTGCTGCACGACGAGCCGCCGCTCGCGCCGTACATCGGCCCGGTCTACCCCACCAGCATGACCCGGCACATCTGGGAGTCCTTCGGCCAGTCGGCCCGGATCACCCTGCACGTGGACGTGCTGCGGGCGGCCCGCCCCGGTGGCCACCCGGACGCCCACCACGTGGTGGAGGCGCAGTTCAAGGCGGTCTCCCGGGCGCTGCGCGAGGCCACCGCGATCGACCCGCGCTCGCAGGGTGCGATCCCGAGCACGAAGGGTGCGCTCTGA
- a CDS encoding histidinol-phosphate transaminase yields MTTLDDLPLRDDLRGLRPYGAPQLDVAVRLNTNENSYPVPEPVVEAIGKALAVELRDLNRYPDRDAVALRADLAAYLGHGLTVEQVWAANGSNEIQQQLLQAFGGPGRTALGFTPAYSMHPLLALGTGTGWVPGVRGADFGLTVDDAVAQVREHRPDVVFLCSPNNPTGTALDPEVVAAVLDAAPGMVVVDEAYAEFARAGTVSALAVLPGHPRLVVTRTMSKAFGFAGGRLGYLAADPAVVAAVQLVRLPYHLSALTQAAARAALAHRDALLGTVDAIKAQRDRIVAELRARGHRVADSDANFVLFQVAGDQAVAWRTLLDAGVLVRDVGLPGWLRVTAGTPAETDAFFTAMETLT; encoded by the coding sequence GTGACCACCCTGGACGACCTGCCCCTCCGCGACGACCTGCGGGGCCTGCGGCCGTACGGGGCGCCGCAGCTCGACGTGGCGGTGCGGCTCAACACCAACGAGAACTCGTACCCGGTGCCCGAGCCGGTGGTCGAGGCGATCGGCAAGGCCCTCGCGGTGGAGCTGCGCGACCTCAACCGGTACCCGGACCGGGACGCGGTGGCGCTCCGCGCCGACCTGGCGGCGTACCTCGGCCACGGGCTCACCGTCGAGCAGGTCTGGGCGGCCAACGGCTCCAACGAGATCCAGCAGCAGCTGCTCCAGGCGTTCGGTGGCCCGGGGCGCACCGCGCTCGGCTTCACCCCGGCGTACTCGATGCACCCGCTGCTGGCGCTCGGCACCGGCACCGGCTGGGTGCCGGGGGTCCGGGGCGCCGACTTCGGGCTGACCGTCGACGACGCGGTGGCCCAGGTGCGCGAGCACCGGCCGGACGTGGTCTTCCTCTGCTCGCCGAACAACCCCACCGGCACCGCGCTGGACCCGGAGGTGGTCGCCGCGGTGCTCGACGCGGCCCCCGGCATGGTGGTGGTCGACGAGGCGTACGCCGAGTTCGCCCGCGCCGGCACGGTCAGCGCGCTCGCCGTGCTGCCCGGCCACCCGCGGCTGGTGGTCACCCGGACGATGAGCAAGGCGTTCGGCTTCGCCGGCGGCCGGCTGGGCTACCTGGCCGCCGACCCGGCGGTGGTGGCCGCCGTGCAGCTGGTCCGGCTGCCGTACCACCTCTCGGCGCTCACCCAGGCCGCCGCCCGGGCGGCGCTGGCGCACCGCGACGCCCTGCTCGGTACCGTCGACGCGATCAAGGCCCAGCGCGACCGGATCGTCGCCGAACTGCGCGCCCGCGGCCACCGGGTCGCCGACAGCGACGCCAACTTCGTGCTCTTCCAGGTGGCCGGCGACCAGGCGGTCGCCTGGCGCACCCTGCTCGACGCGGGCGTCCTGGTCCGCGACGTCGGCCTGCCCGGCTGGCTGCGGGTCACCGCCGGCACCCCCGCCGAGACCGACGCCTTTTTCACCGCTATGGAGACGCTGACATGA
- the lspA gene encoding signal peptidase II, giving the protein MTTAPTAGSGTAEPGDGTPRRKAVVVLVSIALAALLADLFTKHLALVTLDDRGPVRLLGGAVYLTLTRNSGAAWSIGADHTWVFPLITIGVVGWIVWMAVRLRSLPWAVSLGLVLGGALGNLTDRIFRAPGHFVGHVVDMVSPFDPYGQVWPVFNLADSALVSGVLLAVLLELTGRQRDGSRAGAPRAAENAAAGDRDAAGAQPRERA; this is encoded by the coding sequence ATGACCACAGCACCGACCGCCGGATCCGGCACCGCTGAGCCGGGCGACGGTACGCCTCGCCGCAAGGCGGTCGTGGTCCTGGTCAGCATCGCCCTCGCGGCCCTGCTGGCCGACCTGTTCACCAAGCACCTCGCGCTGGTGACCCTCGACGACCGGGGTCCGGTACGCCTGCTCGGCGGCGCCGTCTACCTGACCCTGACCCGCAACAGTGGGGCGGCCTGGAGCATCGGCGCCGACCACACCTGGGTCTTCCCGCTGATCACCATCGGCGTGGTCGGCTGGATCGTCTGGATGGCGGTACGGCTGCGGTCCCTGCCCTGGGCGGTCTCCCTCGGCCTGGTGCTGGGCGGCGCGCTGGGCAACCTCACCGACCGGATCTTCCGCGCCCCCGGCCACTTCGTCGGGCACGTGGTGGATATGGTCAGCCCCTTCGACCCGTACGGGCAGGTCTGGCCGGTGTTCAACCTGGCGGACAGCGCGCTGGTCTCCGGGGTGCTCCTCGCCGTGCTGCTCGAACTGACCGGCCGCCAGCGCGACGGCAGCCGGGCCGGTGCGCCACGCGCCGCCGAGAACGCCGCCGCCGGCGACCGGGACGCCGCCGGCGCCCAGCCCCGGGAGCGGGCGTGA